GATCGCCGGCGGCCGGCCCGGCGTCCTGCATGGCAACCGCACTTATCTCCTGATGGATGAGGACGGCCAGATCCAGGAGGCTCATTCCATCTCCGCGGGCCTCGACTATCCCGGCATCGGGCCGGAACATGCCTGGCTCAACGATACCGGGCGCGTCACCTATCTCTCGGCGACCGACGAGGAGGCGCTCGCCGCCTTCCAGCTCCTGTCGAAGATCGAAGGCATCATTCCTGCGCTCGAATCCGCCCATGCGCTGGCCAAGGTCGCCGAGCTCGCGCCGCAAAAGCCGCGCGACCATCTGATGGTCGTCAATCTCTCCGGTCGCGGCGACAAGGACGTCCCGCAGGTCGCCGAAATTCTGGGAACCAAGCTGTGAGCACCCGCCTCGACACCCGTTTCGCCGATCTCGCGCGCGAGGGCCGCGCCGGCCTCGTCACCTATGTGATGGCTGGCGATCCCGACCGGGAAAGCGCACGCGCCATCCTCAAGGCCCTGCCGGCGGCCGGCGCCGACGTGATCGAATTCGGCATGCCCTTCACCGATCCGATGGCCGATGGGCCCGCCGTGCAGGCCGCGGGCCTGCGTTCGCTCGCCGGCGGCCAGACGCTGAAGAAGACGCTCGAGGACATCGCCTGGTTCCGCCAGGCCGACCAGACCACGCCGATCGTGCTGATGGGCTACTACAATCCGATCTATATCTACGGTGTCGAAGCCTTTCTCGCCGATGCCAGGGCCGCCGGCATCGACGGGCTGATCGTCGTCGACCTGCCGCCGGAAGAAGATGACGAGCTCTGCCTGCCGGCGCTGAAGGCCGGCCTCAACTTCATCCGCCTGGCGACCCCGACGACCGACGACAAGCGCCTGCCGACCGTGCTGAACAACACGTCGGGCTTCGTCTACTACGTCTCGATCACCGGCATTACCGGCATGGCGACGCCGAACTTCGACCAGACGGCGCAGGCCGTCGCCCGGATCAAGCGCCATACCGCACTTCCCGTGGCGGTCGGCTTCGGCGTCAAGAATGCCGACCATGCCGCGGCGGTCGCCCGGAGCGCCGATGCCGTGGTCGTCGGCTCGGCCATCGTCGATACCGTCAAGGCCTCGCTCGACGGCGCCGGCAAGGCGGGACCGCGGACCACCGAGGCCGTCGCCGAGCTCGTCGCGGCGCTGGCCGCCGGCGTGCGCGGCGCCCGGCGCGCCGCCGAATAGCCGCAGCCGGAAGCGGCGCCGCCTCGCGGACGCCGCACCGCCCTCCTATATTGGTGCCGCCCACCGCCCGTGGCGGCCGTCTGGCCGGAACAACAAGGTATCGGACCCTGCCATGAACTGGATCACCGACGTCCTTCCCCCCAAGATCCGCTCCTTCCTGAAGCGCGATACGCCGGAAAACCTCTGGATCAAGTGCCCGGAAACCGGCCAGATGGTGTTTCACAAGGACCTGGAGAGCAATCTCTTCGTCATCCCGGGCTCGGGCGTTCATATGCGCATGGGCTCGACGGCGCGGCTGAAGTCGGTCTTCGACAATGGCACTTGGTTCGACGTGCCGCTGCCCGAGGTCGCGCTCGATCCGTTGAAGTTCCGCGACGAGAAACGCTACGTCGACCGCATCAAGGATGCCCGGGCGAAGACCGGCATGAACGATGCGATCAAGGTCGGCTACGGCAAGCTCGAAGGCCTCGCGGTCACGGTCGCCGTGCAGGACATGGACTTCATGGCCGGCTCGCTCGGCACCGCTGCAGGCGAAGCCATCGTCAAGGGCATGATGACCGCCGTCGAGAAGAACACGCCCTTCATCATCTTCACCGCGTCGGGCGGCGCGCGCATGCAGGAAGGCATCCTGTCGCTGATGCAGATGCCGCGCACGACGGTGGCGGTGCAGGCGCTGCGGGACGCCAAGCTCCCCTATATCGTGGTGCTGACCAATCCGACCACCGGCGGCGTCACCGCGAGCTATGCCATGCTCGGCGATGTGCATCTTGCCGAGCCCGGCGCGCTGATCGGGTTCGCCGGTCCGCGCGTGATCGAGCAGACCATCCGCGAGAAGCTGCCCGAAGGCTTCCAGCGCTCGGAATATCTCAAGGATCACGGCATGGTGGACATGGTCGTGCACCGGCACGACCTCCGCGCGACGCTCGCCCGCCTGTGCCGGGTGCTGACCAAGGCGGCGCCCGCCGGCGAAGCCGAGGCCGCCTGATACGATTGCCGCCGCCGGAACGCGCCAGCAGAGCGCCGGCGGCTGAACCCCAGTCCGTCCAGGACGGCGCATCCGGCCCGCGAGCATGCCCGCCATGACCCCCATCGACGCCATCCTGGAACGGCTGACCAAGCTGCATCCGAAGCTGATCGACATGTCGCTCGACCGGATGCACCGCGTGCTGAAGGCGCTCGGCAATCCCGAGCAGCACCTGCCGCCGGTGATTCACGTGGCCGGGACCAATGGCAAGGGGTCGACCACCGCCTTCGCCCGCGCCCTCCTCGAGGCCTCCGGGCGCACGGTGCACGTCTATACCTCGCCGCATCTGGTGCGCTTTCACGAGCGCTACCGCATCGGCCGCCCTGGCGGAGGGCGGATCGTCGACGACGAGACCCTCGCCGCGGTCTTGCTGGAGGTTGAGCGGCTGAACGGCGGCGAGCCGATCACCCAGTTCGAGATCACTGCCGCGGCCGGCTTTCTCCTGTTCGCGCGCAATCCGGCCGATGCCGTGATCCTGGAGGTCGGCATGGGCGGCCGACTCGACGCGACCAACGTCATCACCAGGCCGGCCGTCACCGTCATCACGCCGGTCTCGATGGACCATGCCGACTATCTCGGCGACACCGTCGCCAAGATCGCGGGCGAGAAAGCGGGCATCCTGAAGCGCGGCCGGCCCTGCGTCGTGGCGCGGCAGACGCCGGAAGCGCTCGCCGTCATCGAAGCCATGGCGGCAAGCCAGCGTGCCAGGCTCCTGGTCTCCGGCCTCGACTGGTCCTCCCGCGAGGAGAACGGCCGGTTCGTCTACCAGGACGAGGACGGCCTGATCGACGCTGCCCCGCCGAAGCTGATCGGCGCCCACCAGTTCGAAAATGCCGGCACGGCGATCGCCGCTGTGAAGACCGCGGGCTTCTCGCTCAGCGCCGCGGACATCGAACGTGGCCTGACCACCGTGGAGTGGCCGGCGCGGCTGCAGAATCTGACCAAGGGCCGGATCGCCAAGGTCCTGCCGCCGCAGTGCGAGGTCTGGCTCGACGGCGGCCACAATCCCGGCGGTGGCGAGGTGCTGAGCGAAGCGGTCAGGCGCATGGCCGCCCGCGATCCCCGGCCGCTGGTGATGATCATCGGCATGATGTCCACCAAGGACCCGCGCGGCTTCCTGGCGCACTTCACCGGGCTGAACCCCACCGTGTTCACCGTACCGTTCAGCCATCCGGCCGCGCTGACGGCCGGCGACCTTGCCGAGGCGGCCCGATCGATCGGGCTCGATGCGACCGCGACCGGTAGCCTGGCCGAAGCCCTCGCCGCCGTTTCCGCCCGTCCCGCGACACCGGTACCGCCACGCGTGCTGATCACCGGCTCGCTCTATCTCGCCGGCGATGTCCTCGCGGAGGACGGCTGGCAGCCCCACTGACGGCCCGCCCGATCCGGCCTGCGCCTCGTCGCGCAGGGCTCCCAAGAAAAATGTTGGAAACAAAGGACCGGTAGCCCGTCCTTGGCCCTGCGCCGCGCCGCTGACGGCGCACAGACCGGGAGATTGAGCATGCCACGACGCAGATGCCTGGGCGGCCTGGCGGCCGTGGTCATCCTCATGACCGCGGTAACGGCCCAGGCCGAAGTCTCTCCTGGGGCGGTCTCGACCTTCAATGCGAACCATGCGCAGTTCGAAGCGCTGCTCGCCGAAACGCGTGCGCGCGGCACGCTGCCACGCCTTTCCGAGCCACAGGAGGCGCCGGTCCTCAATCGCCTCTGGGACGTCGGCATGCTGTTCCGTCGCCCGCCCTACACGCTCGACGATCTCTCGCCGCTGCTCGACGTCATGGAAAAGCAGCATATGGTGCTGCGCACCTATCTGACGCATGCCAGCGACCCTCAGGCCCGCCCCAATCTCGCGCTCAACTTCGTGGCCTTCCAGGATGAAGTGTCACAGGCGCTCGCCGCCCAGATCAACGGCTGGGGCGCGGTCATCGCCGCGCGCAACGACATGCTGCGCTATCCCTCGCCCGAGACCCTTGCAGCCGATGACCAAGCCAAGCTCAGGGACTTCCGCACCAGTGTCCTCGAGGTGATCGGCCGCGCGGTCCTGCTGCTGCGGGTGCCGGAGATCCGGCCCCCCGCCCAGGCGACCATCGCCGCGGCCCTGGGCGAGAATGCCGATGCGATCGCCGGACTGATGACCCGCCGCGACCGGACCATGCTGGACACGGCCATGGAAGCCGCGCTGCCGGCGCTGCCGGCGGAAGCCCAAAGACCTGCGAGGCTCTTCATGGGTGCGATGCGCGAGAGCCCCTGCCGCGGCCTGTGTGCGCTCAACTGACGAAGGTACGGGCGCTTCCTGCAACCAAAAGTAGCTGGACCTTCCGGTGTGTTGCCGCCACGGTCCGGTTCGTCGCTCCACCGCAGGGACGACAGTTCGCCGAAGGACGACATTCATGCCTCGATGGGTTGCGACCGCCCTTCTCGCCGCAATGACCGCCTTCGGGGCTGGCGCTCCGATGCGGGCGGAGGTCCCCGCATCGGCCCTGGCCGAACTCGGCGGCGCCTCGGCCGCCTTCGATACATTGGTGCGCGAAGCGCGCCAGCGCGGAACCCTGCCGCGCCTGTCGGCTCCGGGCGATGCCGCCGTTCTCGAGCGCCTCTGGGACGCGGGCGCCCTGCTCGGCCGGCCTCCCTATAGCGCTGCCGACGTGCCACGGCTCCTCGCCATCGTCGAGCGCCAGAGCAGCATCATCAAGACCTATGCCCTGTTCAGCGCCGATCCGGCGGCGGCGCCCGATACTGCACGGAACGCCGCGACATTCCAGGATGAAATCGCGCGGGCACAAGCCTTTCTCATCATGGTCTTCGGGGCTGCCGCGCCGGCCCTGAACGACCTCATCAGCCGTCTTCCACCCGGCCAGTTCGACGAAGCGCGCAAACAGGGCCTGCGCCAGATGCGGCTTGGCATTCTCGAATATGTCAGCGGCATCGTCCTCGCCCTGCGGAGCCCTGCCCTGTCGCCGGCAAACCGGCAGCGCATCACACAGGCCTTCGCTGACAACGGGGCGGCCCTCGCCGCCCTCGTGAACGGGGACGACCGGACGGCCCTGAGCGCGGCGATGATCACGGCCCTCCCCGCGCTGACGGGAGAAGCCCAGGCATCGGCCAAACGGTTCATCGCTGCGATGCGGGAGACCCCGTGCGAGGGGCTGTGCGCGCTCCGCTAGCTGTGGAGTCTGAGGAGGTTGTTCATCGCCCGTGAGAGCCCGAAGGTGGTCGTTGCGACACGAAGCACCGCAGGGCACGAGGATGAACAACCCGCACAAGAATGCGCGAACGACGCCGCTTGGTCGAGCGGAGATGATCCGGCGGATCGTAGGAGACGGCCGGCCTGTCGGCGAAGTGGCGGCCGGCTTCGGGGTCAGCGAGCGAACCGCCCGCAAATGGCTGTCGCGATGGCGGAGCGATGGAGAAGCCGGGCTGCAGAACCGCTCGTCCCGGCCCCATGCGTCCCGATCGGCGACGAGCGCGTTCTGGCCCGGGCTGGCGGCCAAGCTGCGCCGCGAGTACCGGTTGACGGGTGAGGAGATTGCGTCCCGCCTCGGACTGGCGCGATCGACGGTTGCCGGCTGGCTGACGCGGATGGGGCTCGGCCGGCTGTCCGCGCTTGATCCGAAGGAGCCGGTGCGGCGCTATCAACGCGAGCGTCCCGGCGAGCTGCTTCATCTCGACATCAAGCGGCTGGCCCGCTTTGAAGGCGTCGGCCACCGCATCACCGGCAACCGGCGTGGCGCCAGCCAGGGGCTTGGCTACGACTTCCTGCATGTCGCCATCGACGATGCGACCCGGCTCGCCTATGTCGAGGTGCTGCCCGACGAGCGGCGGTGGTCGACCACCGGGTTCCTCGTGCGGGCGCTGCGCTGGTTCAAGGAGCGGGGCGTCAGCGTGCAAAGAGTGATGACCGACAACGGCTCGGGATACATCGCCAGGCTCTTCCGCAAAGCGTTGAGGATGCTCGCCATCCGGCACATCCGCACCCGACCCTACACCCCGAAGACGAACGGCAAGGCAGAGCGCTTCATTCAGACCATGCTCAGGGAATGGGCCTATGCCATCCCGTTCCCCTCTTCCGCCCGCCGGACCGCAGATCTCACGCGATGGCTGGCCTGGTACAACCAGCACCGGCCGCATGCTAGCCTCGCACGACGATCACCGGCTCAAGCTCTCGCCGGAACAACCTGACCAGAACTCACACCTAGCCACCGGCGGGGCGCCTGCGCGCCGCCGCCGCCAGCAGCACGACCGCAATCATCCCGGCCAGCCCGGCCCATAGCATGGCCATCTGGAAACCGCCTGCGACCGCCGCTCCCGCCATGGCCTGGAAGCGGCCGGGGTCGACGGCGAGGCCCTTGGCAACCTCGTGGCGGACGAGCGCGAGGCTGGCCACATCAGCCGCATCGGCAATGCCGGCGCGCTCAAGCGTTGCCGTCAGAAGCCCCACCGCCTTCAGCGTCATGACCGTGCCCAGCAGGGCCACCCCGACGGTCATGCCGGCCTGACGCAGCGCATTCATCGTCGCCGACGCCATGCCGGAGCGCTGGCGGGGCACGGATTGCATGATCATCGCGCCGGTTGCCGGGACGGCGAGCCCCATGCCGACGCCGAGCCCCGCCAGAAGCAGCGCGAGCACGAGATACGGCGTAACTTCCGTGATGGTCGCCATGCCCAGCATGGCGAGCCCGACCAGCGCATAGCCGAGCATCATCAGCCGGGCGACGCCGTGGCGCGCGGCGAGCCGGCCGAACAGGGCGGAGACGCCGGCCATCAGGACGAATTGCGGCGCCATGCCCCAGCCGGCGGCGGTCGCGCTCCAGCCCTGGGCGCGCTGCAGGAGCAGCGAAATGAAGAACAGGCTGCTGTAGCCGGCAAATCCGAGAATGAACGAGGCGACATTGGTAGCGGCAAAGCCCGGGTCGCGGAACAGATCGAGCGGCAGGAGCGGCCTTGCCGCCCTCGTCTCGACCGTGACGAAACCCATGAAGGCCAGGAGGCCCGCCGCGAGGGCGACCCATGTGGCCGTGCCGGTCCAGCCTGCGCTGCCTGCGGTGATCAGGCCGTAGGTCACGAGGCCAAGCACGGCCATGCTGAGCACCTGTCCGGCCGGATCGAGCGCGGCATGGTCGGGATCGGCACTCTCGGCAATGCCGGCAAGGCCGCAGGCGAGCGCGACGAGGCCCAGCGGCAGGTTGATCAGGAAGATGCTCGGCCAGCCCCAGTGGTCGACGAGGAGCCCGCCGAGGATCGGGCCCAGAACCAGCGAGATCGCGCTGAACGAGGACCAGCCGCCAATCACATGCGCCCGCTCGGCAGGCTCAGGAAAGGCCTGGGTCAGGATCGACAGCGCACCCGGAATAAGAAAGGCGCCGGCGATCCCCTGGATCGCACAGCCGGCCACCAGCACCAGAAGGCTCGGCGCGGCGGCGCAGACCACGGAGCCGGCCATGAAGATGACGACACCGGCGAGCCATGAGCGCTTGCGGCCGTAGCGATCGCCGATCGGTCCGGCCGATAGCATGAAGGCGGACAAGCACAGGGCATAGGCGCCGACCACCCATTGCAGGCCCGCAAGGTCGGTGTGCAGCGCGGTCTGGATCGATGGCAGGGCGACGCTGACGATCGAAATGTCGAGCGCCGCCATGAAGGTGCCGAGATAGACGGCAGCGACCAGCAGGAAGCGGTTGGCTTGGGTCATGACGGTTCCGCGAGAAGGGCTACGGGCGCCTGGATAGGCTTTGACCGACCGTCAGTCAATTGAGTCGATGTAGTTGAGATCGATTGTAAATCATGGCACCAGGGAGATGGCCCAACCGAGCCGGGCGCGATGACGGAGCGGCGATGATCAGGCAGAACCGGGGGGTAAAGCGCGACAGGGCGGCCGTTCCGCGCACCAAGCCGGCCGAGGAGCGCCGCGACGACCTGATGGACGCGGCCGCGCGGCTGTTCATCGCGCAGGGCGTGGAGGCGACGACCGTCGACGA
This portion of the bacterium YEK0313 genome encodes:
- the fgs gene encoding Folylpolyglutamate synthase yields the protein MTPIDAILERLTKLHPKLIDMSLDRMHRVLKALGNPEQHLPPVIHVAGTNGKGSTTAFARALLEASGRTVHVYTSPHLVRFHERYRIGRPGGGRIVDDETLAAVLLEVERLNGGEPITQFEITAAAGFLLFARNPADAVILEVGMGGRLDATNVITRPAVTVITPVSMDHADYLGDTVAKIAGEKAGILKRGRPCVVARQTPEALAVIEAMAASQRARLLVSGLDWSSREENGRFVYQDEDGLIDAAPPKLIGAHQFENAGTAIAAVKTAGFSLSAADIERGLTTVEWPARLQNLTKGRIAKVLPPQCEVWLDGGHNPGGGEVLSEAVRRMAARDPRPLVMIIGMMSTKDPRGFLAHFTGLNPTVFTVPFSHPAALTAGDLAEAARSIGLDATATGSLAEALAAVSARPATPVPPRVLITGSLYLAGDVLAEDGWQPH
- the trpA gene encoding Tryptophan synthase alpha chain; protein product: MSTRLDTRFADLAREGRAGLVTYVMAGDPDRESARAILKALPAAGADVIEFGMPFTDPMADGPAVQAAGLRSLAGGQTLKKTLEDIAWFRQADQTTPIVLMGYYNPIYIYGVEAFLADARAAGIDGLIVVDLPPEEDDELCLPALKAGLNFIRLATPTTDDKRLPTVLNNTSGFVYYVSITGITGMATPNFDQTAQAVARIKRHTALPVAVGFGVKNADHAAAVARSADAVVVGSAIVDTVKASLDGAGKAGPRTTEAVAELVAALAAGVRGARRAAE
- the accD gene encoding Acetyl-coenzyme A carboxylase carboxyl transferase subunit beta gives rise to the protein MNWITDVLPPKIRSFLKRDTPENLWIKCPETGQMVFHKDLESNLFVIPGSGVHMRMGSTARLKSVFDNGTWFDVPLPEVALDPLKFRDEKRYVDRIKDARAKTGMNDAIKVGYGKLEGLAVTVAVQDMDFMAGSLGTAAGEAIVKGMMTAVEKNTPFIIFTASGGARMQEGILSLMQMPRTTVAVQALRDAKLPYIVVLTNPTTGGVTASYAMLGDVHLAEPGALIGFAGPRVIEQTIREKLPEGFQRSEYLKDHGMVDMVVHRHDLRATLARLCRVLTKAAPAGEAEAA